TAAGAAATAGAATTTTAATTTATAGCAATTTAACAAAAATAAAAATTCCTTCAGCATAAAGCTGAAGGAACAAAAACATTATTTATTTTTTTATTTTTCTCCACCAACACCAGTTGACAAAGAACCAGAAAAATTATATCATATTAGCTGTATTAATCATATAAAAAAAACCGCTATATAAATATAACGGTTTTAAAGTGAGTTTGTAGGCTTTTTAGTATTTTAATTTTGGGAAATATTTAGTATGTAATAATTCATGAGCTTTTCTACTCATTGGATAATCTAAATAATCCCTGTAAATAGCTTTAACTGATTCATTTTCATGGGATCTTCTAATTACTTTGTTTTTATCTATTTTATTTAATCCCCCAGCTCTTTTCTTAAGAACTTCCATTTTATTTCTAGCTTTAGGTTGTCCACCTCCACCGACGCATCCACCTTTACATGCCATAATTTCAATAGCATGGAAAAATTCTTCTCCAGCTCTTATTTTATCTAGCATTTTTGCAGCTTCTTCCAATCCGTGGGCAATTCCTACTCTAAGTTCAACATCTCCAAGTTTAATTTCAGCAGTTCTAAATCCTTCCCATCCTCTAAGTTCATGGAATTCTATATCTTCTAATCTTTCCCCAGTGATCATTTCAACTGTGGTTCTTGTTGTTGCTTCAATAACTCCACCAGTTCTTCCAAATATAATACCAGCTCCAGAATATTCTCCTAAAGGAGCATCAAATTCTTCATCTTCCATATCTCTTAAATCTATATCTGATTGTTTGAATATTTTAATTAACTCTCTAGTGGTAATAACAAAATCTGTATCATAGTTATCTCCCCTTGAAAACTCAGGTCTTGAAGCCTCATATTTTTTAGCTAAACAAGGCATAATAGCAACTACAGAAACTTGTTCTCTAGTTAATCCTAAATTCTTTGCCCATAAATCCTTTGTTACAGTTGAAAAAATTTCCATAGGTGATTTAACAGATGAAGGAACATCTAACATATCAGGATAACTTTGTTCAAAGAATTTTATCCATGCAGGACAACAAGAAGTTAGAATTGGAAGTTTTACCTCATCTCCATTATAAAATCTTTTTAGCCTTTTTTGAAATTCAGTAGCTTCCTCCATTATTGTAAGGTCAGCTGCCCAACTTGTATCAAAAACATAGTCAACACCTATTTTTTTAAGTGCAGCAACTAATTTTTTTTCTAAGTTTTCTCCAGCTTCGTAACCAAAAGCTTCACCAATGGCAACTCTCACAGCTGGGGCTATTTGTGCAACAACTACTTTATTAGGAGTTGCAATATGTCTAAGTAATTGTATTGTATGATCCCCTTCAAAGATTGCTCCAACAGGACAAGCAACAACACATTGACCACAGTGGGTACATTTGTCATTATCTATTTTATGTCTCTTTTTTAATTCTCCAGAAATACAATTAACAGGACAAACTCTAGTACAGGCAGTACAACCTATACATCTATCTGTAATTTTGAACTTCAAAAGTTGAATACATTGTCCAGCAGGACAGTTTCCATTTTCTATATGACATTTATATTCATCATAAAATTTATCAATTGATTCAAGCACTAGATTATTTTCTTGATTTAAAGCTTCTTTTATAGCTTCAGACAATTGTCTTAAAAGAAAAACATCTCTCATATTTGCTTTTCCCATTGAGATTCTTTCAAGTACTCTCCAAGTTCTTTCTATTTCATATTGAACTCTAGAATATCCTAAATATCCCCTTTGTTGCATTTTTCCAAGTAAAAATTCAATGTAGAATTTTGAAAAAGAAATAATACAATCCTCTTCTGATAAAATAATGATGCTTCTATTGTTATTTTTACTAAATAATTTATAGTCTATTGGAGTGTTTAAAAATTCCTCAGTTATAAATCCTCCAAATGGTAGCCCAAATTGAGCTGCTTTAAATTTTTTCTTTCCAGTTATACCACCAGCTAACTCAATTACATCCTTTAGAGATAACCCTTCAGATATTTCATAAACACCAGGATTAACAACTCTTCCTGAAATTGCAATGGCGTTGTTTCCCTTTTTTATAGCTGCTTTTAATTCTTTTTCAGCTGTAGAAGAAAAAACAGAACCTACAGAACTC
The window above is part of the Fusobacterium sp. IOR10 genome. Proteins encoded here:
- a CDS encoding [FeFe] hydrogenase, group A; its protein translation is MFENNLFSGNKQVIIQSSVGSVFSSTAEKELKAAIKKGNNAIAISGRVVNPGVYEISEGLSLKDVIELAGGITGKKKFKAAQFGLPFGGFITEEFLNTPIDYKLFSKNNNRSIIILSEEDCIISFSKFYIEFLLGKMQQRGYLGYSRVQYEIERTWRVLERISMGKANMRDVFLLRQLSEAIKEALNQENNLVLESIDKFYDEYKCHIENGNCPAGQCIQLLKFKITDRCIGCTACTRVCPVNCISGELKKRHKIDNDKCTHCGQCVVACPVGAIFEGDHTIQLLRHIATPNKVVVAQIAPAVRVAIGEAFGYEAGENLEKKLVAALKKIGVDYVFDTSWAADLTIMEEATEFQKRLKRFYNGDEVKLPILTSCCPAWIKFFEQSYPDMLDVPSSVKSPMEIFSTVTKDLWAKNLGLTREQVSVVAIMPCLAKKYEASRPEFSRGDNYDTDFVITTRELIKIFKQSDIDLRDMEDEEFDAPLGEYSGAGIIFGRTGGVIEATTRTTVEMITGERLEDIEFHELRGWEGFRTAEIKLGDVELRVGIAHGLEEAAKMLDKIRAGEEFFHAIEIMACKGGCVGGGGQPKARNKMEVLKKRAGGLNKIDKNKVIRRSHENESVKAIYRDYLDYPMSRKAHELLHTKYFPKLKY